Proteins from a genomic interval of Diospyros lotus cultivar Yz01 chromosome 6, ASM1463336v1, whole genome shotgun sequence:
- the LOC127804287 gene encoding 1-aminocyclopropane-1-carboxylate synthase 3-like: MKLLSRKAACNTHGQDSSYFLGWQEYEKNPYDESHNPTGIIQMGLAENQLSFDLLESWLASNPDAAGFKRDGQTIFRELALFQDYHGLPDFKKALVEFMSEIRGNKVSFDPKKLVLTAGATSANETLMFCLADPGEAFLLPTPYYPGFDRDLKWRTGVEIVPIKCTSSNGFRITESALEEAYQAAGKRNLKVKGVLVTNPSNPLGTTLNRHELNLLLSFVTEKGIHLISDEIYSGTVFSSPGFISVMEILMDKKYSMNTEVWKRVHIVYSLSKDLALPGFRVGAIYSNDDVVVEAATKMSSFGLVSSQTQYLLSAMLSDKKFRKNYISENQKRLRHRQEMLISGLESAGISCLKSNAGLFCWVDMRHLLSSETFDAEMELWKKIVYDVGLNISPGSSCHCDEPGWFRVCFANMSAATLNLAIQRIKLFVQSSTAAGDKQNQSYHQSLKNSRRKSLTKWVFRLSFDGREPDER; this comes from the exons ATGAAGCTGCTGTCGAGGAAAGCTGCGTGCAACACTCACGGCCAGGACTCGTCCTACTTCCTGGGATGGCAGGAGTACGAGAAAAATCCATATGATGAAAGTCACAATCCCACAGGAATCATTCAGATGGGCCTAGCTGAGAATCAG CTCTCCTTTGATCTTCTCGAATCATGGCTAGCCAGCAATCCCGACGCGGCCGGGTTCAAGCGAGATGGGCAGACCATTTTCAGAGAGCTGGCCCTTTTCCAGGATTATCACGGCCTCCCTGACTTCAAAAAG GCATTGGTGGAATTCATGTCAGAAATTAGGGGCAACAAAGTGAGCTTCGATCCCAAAAAGCTTGTTCTCACCGCCGGTGCAACTTCGGCCAACGAGACCCTCATGTTTTGCCTCGCCGACCCCGGCGAAGCTTTCCTCCTTCCCACTCCATACTATCCCGG ATTTGATAGAGATCTCAAGTGGCGAACCGGCGTTGAGATTGTGCCGATAAAGTGCACTAGCTCAAACGGTTTCCGAATCACTGAATCTGCTCTGGAAGAAGCCTATCAAGCCGCCGGGAAACGCAACCTCAAAGTTAAGGGCGTCTTGGTCACCAACCCATCAAACCCTCTCGGCACGACGTTGAACAGGCACGAGCTCAACCTCCTGCTCAGCTTCGTCACCGAAAAGGGCATTCATCTCATCAGCGACGAGATTTATTCCGGCACAGTTTTTAGCTCCCCAGGCTTTATAAGCGTCATGGAGATTCTAATGGACAAGAAGTACTCCATGAATACTGAAGTCTGGAAGCGAGTTCACATCGTGTATAGCCTTTCCAAAGATCTGGCTCTTCCTGGTTTTCGAGTTGGTGCCATATATTCCAACGACGATGTGGTCGTAGAGGCTGCCACTAAAATGTCGAGTTTTGGGCTGGTTTCTTCACAGACCCAGTATCTTCTCTCGGCAATGCTCTCCGACAAGAAGTTCAGGAAAAACTACATTTCCGAGAATCAGAAGAGGCTCCGGCATCGGCAAGAGATGCTGATATCTGGGCTTGAAAGCGCCGGAATTAGCTGCCTTAAGAGCAATGCCGGTTTGTTCTGTTGGGTAGATATGAGACACCTCTTGAGCTCCGAAACTTTCGACGCGGAGATGGAGCTCTGGAAGAAGATTGTTTACGATGTCGGCTTGAACATATCGCCTGGCTCGTCTTGCCACTGCGACGAACCGGGTTGGTTCCGGGTTTGCTTCGCGAACATGTCCGCGGCGACTCTGAATCTCGCAATACAAAGGATAAAACTTTTTGTTCAGTCCTCCACCGCCGCCGGCGACAAACAAAACCAAAGCTATCACCAATCACTCAAAAACTCGAGAAGAAAATCACTCACCAAGTGGGTTTTTCGATTATCGTTCGATGGCCGCGAGCCTGATGAACGATAA
- the LOC127803336 gene encoding pentatricopeptide repeat-containing protein At3g49710 produces the protein MNQILWSFQRLRQLLKECIAERDLVTGKSLHALYIKSIVPPSTYLSNHFILLYSKCGRLSAARLAFDATPAPNVFSFNAIISAYAKDSQPHVARGLFDQIPQPDLVSYNTLISAYADRGDAAPAVGLFTGMREMGLDMDGFTFSAVITAASHDIALISQLHCLAVAGGFDSFVSVNNTLITYYSKNGDLDAAKRTFYGFDEIRDEVSWNCMIVAYGQHQEGSKALALYQEMVRRELGVDMFTLASVLTGFTCLEDLSGGHQFHAYLVKTGFHQNAHVASGLIDMYAKCQAGMLECKKIFQEIPEPDLVLWNTMISGYSQNEEFSEEAFDCFRQMQRAGHRPDDGSFVCVISACSNSSSPSQGKQIHSLVLKSDIPANQIAVNNALIAMYSKCGNLRDARRLFDRMPEHNAVSLNSMIAGYAQHGRGAESLVLFELMVETDITPNSITFLAVLSACGHTGKVEEGHKYFNMMKEKFSIVPEAEHYSCMIDLLGRAGKLKEAERLIKTMPYSPGSISWAALLSACRRHGNIELAIKAANECLQLDPTNAAPYVILANMYASAKKWEEVATVRKLMRDMGVRKKPGCSWIEVKKRIHVFVAEDSSHPLIKEIYDFLEEISMKIKIAGYVPDLSWALVQDDGTKAGEMELRLGHHSEKLAVAFGLISTKDGEPLLVMKNLRICGDCHNAIKFISAITKREITVRDAHRFHCFKDGQCSCGDYW, from the coding sequence ATGAACCAAATCTTATGGAGCTTCCAGCGCTTGCGCCAACTTCTGAAAGAGTGCATAGCCGAAAGAGACCTCGTCACCGGCAAGTCACTCCACGCCCTATACATCAAGTCAATTGTCCCGCCGTCCACTTACCTCTCAAACCACTTTATCCTCCTCTACTCCAAATGCGGCCGCCTCTCCGCAGCCCGGCTTGCCTTCGACGCCACCCCGGCTCCCAATGTCTTCTCCTTCAACGCCATCATCTCCGCTTACGCAAAGGACTCGCAGCCCCACGTTGCCCGAGGACTGTTCGACCAAATTCCCCAACCGGACCTCGTTTCTTACAACACCCTCATTTCGGCTTACGCCGACCGAGGTGATGCAGCGCCTGCGGTTGGTCTGTTCACGGGGATGAGAGAGATGGGTCTGGACATGGATGGGTTCACGTTCTCTGCTGTCATCACGGCTGCTTCTCATGATATTGCTTTGATTAGTCAATTACACTGTCTGGCTGTGGCGGGTGGCTTTGATTCTTTTGTTTCGGTGAACAATACCCTCATCACGTATTACAGCAAGAATGGGGATTTAGACGCGGCCAAGCGTACATTTTATGGGTTTGACGAGATTCGTGATGAAGTTTCTTGGAACTGTATGATCGTGGCATACGGACAACACCAAGAAGGGTCAAAAGCACTGGCATTGTATCAAGAAATGGTCCGCAGAGAGTTGGGAGTCGACATGTTCACTTTAGCAAGCGTTTTGACCGGGTTTACATGCCTGGAGGATTTGTCTGGTGGGCATCAGTTTCATGCTTATTTGGTTAAAACGGGCTTCCATCAGAATGCTCATGTTGCCAGTGGTTTGATTGATATGTATGCAAAATGCCAAGCTGGTATGTTGGAGtgtaagaaaatatttcaagaaattcCAGAGCCAGACTTGGTTCTCTGGAACACCATGATTTCTGGGTACTCTCAAAATGAGGAATTTTCTGAAGAGGCATTTGATTGTTTCCGGCAGATGCAGCGTGCTGGTCATCGTCCTGATGATGGGAGCTTCGTCTGTGTGATAAGTGCATGCTCTAATTCGTCATCTCCGTCGCAAGGGAAACAGATTCACTCTCTGGTGCTTAAATCTGATATTCCAGCAAATCAAATTGCGGTGAACAATGCCCTCATTGCAATGTATTCAAAATGTGGCAACCTTCGAGATGCCAGAAGGTTATTCGATAGGATGCCAGAGCATAACGCTGTCTCATTAAATTCAATGATCGCAGGTTATGCGCAGCATGGACGAGGGGCTGAATCATTAGTCTTGTTTGAGCTTATGGTGGAAACGGATATTACTCCTAATAGTATAACCTTTCTGGCAGTCCTGTCTGCATGTGGACACACAGGAAAAGTTGAGGAAGGGCACAAGTATTTCAACATGATGAAAGAGAAATTCAGCATTGTACCAGAAGCAGAACACTATTCATGCATGATTGACCTACTGGGTCGAGCAGGGAAACTCAAGGAAGCAGAGAGGCTCATCAAGACAATGCCGTATAGTCCAGGCTCCATTAGTTGGGCAGCATTGCTCAGCGCCTGTCGAAGACATGGAAACATTGAGCTAGCCATTAAAGCAGCCAACGAGTGTCTTCAACTTGACCCCACAAATGCTGCTCCTTATGTCATACTCGCTAATATGTATGCCAGTGCCAAGAAATGGGAAGAGGTAGCAACTGTACGGAAGCTCATGCGAGATATGGGAGTGAGAAAGAAACCGGGTTGTAGTTGGATTGAGGTCAAGAAGAGGATACACGTGTTCGTGGCTGAGGATAGTTCGCACCCACTGATAAAGGAAATATATGACTTCTTGGAGGAGATATCAATGAAGATCAAAATAGCAGGATATGTGCCTGATTTGAGCTGGGCTCTGGTTCAGGATGATGGGACCAAGGCAGGGGAAATGGAGTTGAGGTTAGGGCATCACAGTGAGAAGCTAGCCGTGGCATTTGGGCTGATCTCTACAAAGGATGGGGAGCCTTTACTAGTTATGAAGAACCTCAGGATATGTGGGGATTGTCACAATGCGATTAAGTTCATATCTGCAATCACAAAAAGAGAGATCACTGTAAGAGATGCCCACAGGTTTCATTGCTTCAAGGATGGACAGTGTTCTTGTGGGGATTACTGGTGA
- the LOC127804975 gene encoding probable pectin methylesterase CGR2, translating into MSRRHTSTSRRYVGSGQFGGAFHPKSRISPLLSAVLIILGAIILIGHFYGGSGIFGGQKVEISKVEGEFSCTSEVLRAIPVLKKAYGDNMRKVLHVGPDTCSVVSKLLREQETEAWGVEPYDIEDAEESCKTLVRKGIVREADIKFPLSYRPKSFSHVIVSDALDYLSPKYLNKTFPDLARVAADGIIIFTGYPGKQRAKVGESSKFGRPAKMRSSSWWMRFFVQTSLEVNEAAANKFEQAATKMSFKPSCQVFHLNAYH; encoded by the exons ATGTCAAGGAGGCACACAAGTACCTCGCGGCGTTATGTTGGCAGCGGTCAGTTTGGGGGAGCATTTCATCCCAAATCGCGCATTTCTCCTTTGTTATCTGCTGTCCTCATCATTCTG GGGGCGATTATTTTAATAGGCCATTTTTATGGTGGCTCAG GTATATTTGGAGGCCAGAAAGTAGAAATAAGTAAGGTTGAAG GTGAATTCTCTTGCACATCAGAAGTTCTGAGAGCAATACCTGTTCTTAAGAAAGCATATGGTGACAACATGCGCAAAGTTCTACATGTGGGCCCTGATACTTGTTCGGTGGTCTCTAAATTGTTAAGAGAGCAGGAAACTGAAGCATGGGGGGTGGAACCCTATGACATTGAGGATGCTGAGGAAAGCTGCAAAACTCTTGTGCGCAAAGGCATTGTACGTGAAGCTGACATAAAGTTTCCTCTTTCATACAGGCCAAAGTCATTTTCCCATGTCATTGTGTCAGATGCATTGGATTACCTCTCACCTAAGTACCTGAACAAGACTTTTCCAGATTTGGCAAGAGTGGCCGCCGATgggattattatttttacag GTTACCCTGGTAAACAGAGAGCTAAAGTTGGAGAATCGTCCAAATTTGGACGTCCG GCAAAAATGCGAAGCTCTTCTTGGTGGATGCGTTTCTTTGTCCAGACCAGCTTAGAAGTAAATGAGGCTGCAGCTAACAAGTTCGAGCAAGCTGCAACCAAGATGTCATTCAAGCCTAGCTGCCAAGTGTTTCACCTGAATGCCTATcattaa
- the LOC127804093 gene encoding GTP-binding protein At3g49725, chloroplastic, which produces MFRTISFQIRSPLRSLSQTLTYLPQLSLQYSIPTQAPLKILTEPSHLTSSNALLSTLSSPFSPSLPLQRRDDAQADQYNKDPTGPPRLFVVQPRLRPEPVLQAKLDEALNLANSLEEQRDGFFDTDFWEKDLPPHIVVQNPAARSPRADTYFGPGTVDIVKCHLNAVESEGGVDAVFVNAILTGIQQRNLERAWDKPVLDRVGLIIEIFNAHAYTKEARLQSELAALTYKRSRLVRVRGPDGRYTFGAVGEAEVVSARGRGSGGRGFISGAGETELQLQRRRILERRKQLLSEIKEVRRTRALQRAARRRHGGENGQGMATVAVVGYTNAGKSTLVSALSNSDLYSDDRLFATVDPKLRSVILPSGRKVLFSDTVGFISDLPVQLVEAFHATLEEVVEADLLVHVLDSNAPNLDEHREIVLQVLKQIGVLEEKLQSMIEVWNKIDIQEEVGADECMHDSEDNEMQSFSGGESNDEASELSSRDAVDYDDENHDDIVAEPSSGDHGEPIGDQQSDSDSWLLSGDEEDTLGEMGWDTINNQQSMLSEDSRKIGKNLHSLSQSVPHVKTSAITGVGLQELLELIDSKLESPNVIERNMLDRKWRPPRTEDSGTAVEG; this is translated from the exons ATGTTCAGAACCATCTCATTTCAAATACGATCGCCTCTCAGGTCTCTGTCTCAAACCCTAACCTACTTGCCACAACTGTCCTTGCAATATTCAATCCCAACCCAGGCTCCGCTCAAAATTCTGACCGAGCCGTCACACTTAACCTCTTCAAATGCATTACTTTCAACTCTGTCTTCCCCGTTCTCGCCCTCGCTGCCGCTTCAGAGGCGTGACGATGCGCAGGCGGACCAGTACAATAAAGACCCCACTGGGCCTCCGAGGCTGTTCGTGGTGCAGCCGCGTCTCCGGCCGGAACCCGTCCTGCAGGCGAAGCTCGATGAAGCTTTGAACCTGGCCAATTCGCTCGAAGAACAGCGCGACGGCTTCTTCGACACTGACTTTTGGGAGAAAGATTTGCCCCCGCATATTGTTGTTCAAAACCCAGCTGCCCGATCGCCTCGCGCAG ATACATATTTTGGACCAGGCACAGTAGATATAGTTAAATGTCATCTGAATGCTGTGGAATCAGAA GGAGGAGTTGATGCTGTGTTTGTAAATGCTATTCTAACTGGGATTCAACAGCGGAATTTGGAG CGGGCATGGGACAAACCCGTTCTCGATCGTGTGGGCCTCATCATAGAGATATTTAACGCACATGCCTACACAAAGGAGGCAAGGCTGCAG TCTGAGTTAGCTGCTCTAACGTATAAGAGGTCCAGACTTGTGCGTGTACGTGGACCTGATGGTCGCTATACTTTTGGAGCTGTTGGAGAGGCTGAAGTTGTTAGTGCTCGAGG GAGAGGAAGTGGAGGACGTGGTTTCATTAGTGGTGCTGGTGAAACTGAGCTTCAGCTACAACGGCGAAG AATTTTAGAACGACGAAAACAGTTATTGTCTGAAATAAAAGAGGTTCGTCGTACTCGAGCTTTGCAACGGGCTGCTCGCAGGAGGCATGGAGGTGAAAATGGTCAAGGCATGGCTACAGTTGCTGTTGTTGGGTACACAAATGCT ggGAAATCAACATTAGTTAGTGCGCTCTCAAACAGTGATTTGTACAGTGATGACCG ATTGTTTGCAACAGTTGATCCAAAACTAAGAAGTGTAATTCTGCCATCAGG GAGAAAAGTGCTTTTCAGTGACACTGTGGGTTTTATATCAGATTTGCCTGTGCAG TTGGTGGAAGCATTTCATGCAACCTTGGAAGAAGTAGTGGAAGCTGACCTGCTTGTG CATGTGTTAGACTCCAATGCACCCAATCTTGATGAGCATCGGGAAATTGTGCTGCAAGTTCTTAAGCAGATAGGAGTATTAGAGGAGAAGCTTCAGAGTATGATTGAAGTTTGGAATAAG ATTGATATCCAAGAGGAGGTGGGCGctgatgaatgcatgcatgacaGTGAAGACAATGAAATGCAAAGTTTCTCAGGTGGAGAAAGCAATGATGAAGCATCGGAGCTATCATCTAGAGATGCTGTTGATTATGATGATGAAAATCATGATGATATCGTAGCTGAGCCATCATCAGGAGATCATGGAGAGCCCATCGGTGACCAACAAAGTGACTCTGATAGTTGGCTCTTATCAGGGGATGAGGAAGACACTTTAGGTGAGATGGGATGGGATACTATAAACAACCAACAAAGTATGTTGTCTGAGGACTCgaggaaaattgggaaaaactTACACTCGCTGTCACAATCTGTTCCACATGTCAAAACGTCTGCTATAACGGGTGTTGGCTTACAAGAGTTGCTAGAGCTTATTGACTCTAAATTAGAGTCGCCGAATGTGATAGAGAGGAATATGCTTGATCGCAAATGGAGGCCCCCTAGAACAGAAGATTCTGGCACTGCAGTTGAAGGGTAG